One region of Haloprofundus salilacus genomic DNA includes:
- a CDS encoding DUF7123 family protein, with protein sequence MSVTTATELSDKQQRILQYLRTHAATKTYFKSRLIAEELGLSAKEVGANMTAILNGDFDVKVEKWGYSSGTTWKVST encoded by the coding sequence ATGAGCGTTACCACGGCCACCGAGCTCAGTGACAAACAGCAGCGAATCCTCCAGTACCTCCGGACGCACGCCGCGACGAAGACGTACTTCAAGTCACGCCTCATCGCCGAGGAACTCGGACTGAGCGCCAAGGAAGTCGGCGCGAACATGACGGCGATCCTGAACGGCGATTTCGACGTGAAGGTCGAGAAGTGGGGCTACTCCTCGGGCACGACGTGGAAAGTGAGTACGTAA
- a CDS encoding flippase-like domain-containing protein, producing MDRPVEVSVVLPAYNEEYTIEETVQTTLETLAAFLPRDAVEVIVAEDGCDDRTPEIADQLAAEDSRVRHFHSDKRLGRGGALERAFAAANGETLVYFDTDLATDMRHLEELVERVRSDGYDVATGSRWMPDNVADRPAKRGVPSRAYNGLVRLFLRSDLRDHQCGFKAMSRDAFYQLKDDIRDDHWFWDTELLVRAQRKGLRVAEFSVDWEPKGDTKVDLVRDIFGMGSQIGRTWWELSVQPRIDRRVTMAAGIALTLVALALMTVYLNPQEVLEVMGAADPALVLLAAVIYLVSWPIRGLRYRDILAELGFREKTSFLTGAIFISQTGNLVFPARAGDAVRAYIVKARRGIPYPSGFASLAAERVFDLLTITVLAGSILLGLVATGNTAALVEGLVGGGSGQIGADNRRAGRTAAIVATGVGLAAILAVVGIVASARSDRNLVRKTLGRFSSDSYADYVAGIVEQFVVDLQRTAGRRDAFARVGVSSLAIWSLDVVTAILVLVALGANAEMSLVTLVAVSFFAVSVGNLAKVLPLSPGGIGLYEGAFTILVVALSPVSVTVAVGAAILDHAVKNIVTVIGGVASMLALNVSLTKAVEESSSAREQAEPVESD from the coding sequence ATGGACCGCCCGGTCGAGGTCAGCGTCGTCCTTCCTGCGTACAACGAGGAATATACGATAGAGGAGACGGTGCAGACCACGCTTGAGACGCTTGCAGCGTTCCTTCCGCGAGACGCAGTCGAAGTCATCGTTGCGGAAGACGGGTGCGACGACCGCACACCAGAGATTGCCGACCAGTTAGCCGCCGAGGATAGCCGAGTCCGCCACTTTCACTCCGACAAGCGACTCGGACGAGGGGGGGCGTTAGAGCGAGCGTTCGCAGCCGCCAACGGCGAGACACTCGTCTACTTCGACACCGACCTCGCGACGGACATGCGGCATTTGGAGGAACTGGTCGAGCGCGTCCGCTCCGACGGCTACGACGTCGCCACCGGGTCGCGGTGGATGCCCGACAACGTCGCCGACCGGCCGGCGAAACGCGGTGTCCCGAGTCGCGCGTACAACGGATTGGTCCGACTGTTCCTTCGGTCGGACCTCCGCGACCATCAGTGCGGTTTCAAAGCGATGAGCCGCGACGCGTTCTACCAGCTCAAGGACGACATCCGGGACGACCACTGGTTCTGGGACACCGAACTGCTCGTCCGCGCCCAGCGCAAAGGACTTCGAGTCGCCGAGTTTTCCGTCGACTGGGAGCCGAAAGGCGACACGAAAGTCGACCTCGTTCGCGACATCTTCGGGATGGGGAGTCAGATCGGTCGCACGTGGTGGGAGCTGTCGGTTCAACCGCGAATCGACCGCCGCGTGACGATGGCGGCGGGCATCGCGCTCACGCTCGTCGCGCTGGCGCTCATGACTGTCTACCTGAATCCGCAGGAGGTACTCGAAGTCATGGGCGCGGCGGACCCCGCGCTCGTGCTGCTTGCCGCCGTCATCTACCTCGTCTCGTGGCCGATTCGCGGGCTTCGCTACCGCGACATCCTCGCCGAACTCGGGTTCCGCGAGAAGACCAGCTTCCTGACGGGTGCGATCTTCATCAGCCAGACGGGCAACCTCGTGTTCCCCGCTCGCGCGGGTGACGCGGTTCGGGCCTACATCGTGAAAGCCCGGCGAGGCATCCCGTACCCCTCGGGATTCGCGTCGCTGGCCGCCGAGCGCGTGTTCGACCTGCTCACCATCACAGTGTTGGCAGGAAGCATCCTCTTGGGTCTCGTCGCCACCGGCAACACGGCGGCGCTCGTCGAGGGGTTGGTCGGGGGCGGAAGCGGACAGATCGGAGCCGACAACAGGCGGGCGGGCCGCACCGCGGCCATCGTCGCCACCGGCGTCGGTCTCGCCGCGATACTCGCCGTGGTGGGTATCGTCGCCAGCGCCCGGTCGGACCGCAACCTCGTCCGAAAGACGCTCGGTCGGTTCTCCTCGGACTCGTACGCCGACTACGTCGCCGGCATCGTCGAGCAATTCGTCGTCGACCTGCAGCGGACCGCGGGTCGCCGCGACGCGTTCGCTCGCGTCGGCGTGAGCAGTCTCGCCATCTGGTCGCTCGACGTCGTGACCGCAATTCTCGTGCTCGTCGCGCTCGGGGCGAACGCCGAGATGTCGCTCGTGACGCTCGTCGCGGTGAGTTTCTTCGCCGTCAGCGTCGGCAACCTCGCGAAAGTGCTCCCGCTGTCGCCCGGCGGCATCGGACTGTACGAGGGCGCGTTCACCATCCTGGTGGTCGCGCTCAGCCCCGTCTCGGTGACCGTCGCTGTCGGCGCTGCGATCCTCGACCACGCGGTGAAGAACATCGTCACCGTTATCGGCGGCGTCGCCTCGATGCTGGCGCTCAACGTCTCGCTCACCAAAGCGGTCGAGGAGAGCTCCAGCGCCCGAGAGCAGGCGGAGCCGGTCGAATCGGACTGA
- the metG gene encoding methionine--tRNA ligase, translated as MSHEQFPTDQPAVVTCGLPYANGDLHVGHLRTYVGGDVYSRALRKLGQKTAFVSGSDMHGTPVAVNAEKEGVTPEEFALDWHETYEETFPEFNVEFDNYGHTHDGTNTELTKEFVRTLDENGHVYEKTIMVAYDPEEDQYLPDRYVEGECPYCGAKARGDECDEGCQRHLEPGEIVDPVSTITGNPAEYRERTHKFFRVSVFQEYLQEFIDRLEGTSNAQNQPREWIEGELQDWCITRDMDWGIDYPGEEAEDLVLYVWVDAPIEYVSSTKQYTERVGAEEYDWTEVWQEDGDIVHVIGRDIIQHHTVFWPAMLRGVDYEEPRAVMASGFVTLGGKGFSTSRNRAVWADEYLDEGFDPDLLRYYLATNGGFQQDVDFSWSKFQERVNGELVGTVGNFLYRSLLFAYRNYEGTPKAAVSEEVKSRIEGAIRDFGEAVNDYSVRKAGLATVELARFGNEYIQRNEPWKLTDEEPEKAAQVIRDCVQIAKAVAVLFEPVAPGKSERLWDALGEKGSVHDVEVHAALDAPPASFEEPTELFEKIEDERVEELNEKLDERVAEATAGEEGGAEEEGDEEVEIEEPETDAHADAGDLEPIAEDRISFDEFQALDLRVGEVVSAEGVDGADKLAKLEVDIGHEVRQIVAGIKQLHDLDELPGKRVVVVANLEKAELFGVESNGMLLAAGEQADILTTHGDSVPGTKVR; from the coding sequence ATGAGTCACGAGCAGTTTCCCACGGACCAGCCAGCGGTGGTGACCTGTGGGTTGCCGTACGCCAACGGCGACCTGCACGTCGGCCACCTCCGAACGTACGTCGGCGGCGACGTCTACTCGCGTGCCCTGCGCAAACTCGGCCAGAAAACCGCGTTCGTCAGCGGGTCGGACATGCACGGCACGCCCGTCGCCGTCAACGCCGAGAAGGAGGGCGTCACCCCCGAGGAGTTCGCCCTCGACTGGCACGAGACGTACGAGGAGACGTTCCCGGAGTTCAACGTCGAGTTCGACAACTACGGCCACACCCACGACGGGACGAACACGGAGTTGACCAAGGAGTTCGTCCGAACCCTCGACGAGAACGGACACGTCTACGAGAAGACCATCATGGTCGCCTACGACCCCGAGGAGGACCAGTACCTCCCCGACCGCTACGTCGAGGGCGAGTGCCCGTACTGCGGGGCGAAAGCCCGCGGCGACGAGTGCGACGAGGGCTGTCAGCGCCACCTTGAACCCGGCGAGATCGTCGACCCCGTCAGCACCATCACAGGCAACCCCGCCGAGTACCGTGAGCGGACGCACAAGTTCTTCCGCGTCTCGGTGTTCCAGGAGTATCTGCAGGAGTTCATCGACCGCCTCGAAGGCACCTCGAACGCCCAGAACCAGCCCCGCGAGTGGATCGAGGGCGAACTGCAGGACTGGTGTATCACCCGCGACATGGACTGGGGTATCGACTACCCCGGCGAGGAGGCAGAGGACTTGGTTCTCTACGTCTGGGTCGACGCCCCCATCGAGTACGTCTCCTCGACGAAGCAGTACACCGAGCGCGTCGGCGCCGAGGAGTACGACTGGACCGAGGTCTGGCAGGAAGACGGTGACATCGTCCACGTCATCGGCCGCGACATCATCCAGCACCACACCGTCTTCTGGCCCGCGATGCTCCGCGGCGTCGATTACGAGGAACCGCGCGCCGTGATGGCCAGCGGCTTCGTCACGCTCGGCGGCAAGGGCTTCTCTACCTCCCGAAATAGAGCAGTCTGGGCCGACGAGTATCTCGACGAGGGGTTCGACCCCGACCTGCTGCGCTACTACCTCGCCACCAACGGCGGCTTTCAGCAGGACGTCGACTTCTCGTGGTCGAAGTTCCAGGAGCGCGTCAACGGCGAACTCGTCGGCACCGTCGGCAACTTCCTCTACCGATCGCTTTTGTTCGCCTACCGGAACTACGAGGGGACGCCCAAGGCGGCGGTGTCCGAGGAGGTCAAGAGTCGCATCGAAGGAGCCATCCGCGACTTCGGCGAGGCCGTCAACGACTACTCGGTCCGGAAGGCGGGGTTGGCGACGGTCGAACTCGCCCGCTTCGGCAACGAGTACATCCAGCGGAACGAGCCGTGGAAGCTCACGGACGAAGAGCCGGAGAAAGCGGCGCAGGTCATCCGCGACTGCGTCCAGATCGCGAAGGCCGTCGCCGTCCTCTTCGAACCGGTCGCGCCCGGCAAGTCGGAGCGCCTCTGGGACGCCCTCGGCGAGAAGGGTTCGGTCCACGACGTCGAGGTTCACGCAGCGCTCGACGCGCCGCCCGCGTCGTTCGAGGAACCGACCGAACTGTTCGAGAAGATCGAAGACGAGCGCGTCGAGGAACTCAACGAGAAACTCGACGAGCGCGTCGCCGAAGCGACGGCGGGCGAGGAAGGCGGCGCCGAGGAAGAGGGCGACGAAGAAGTCGAAATCGAGGAGCCCGAAACGGACGCCCACGCCGATGCGGGCGACCTCGAACCCATCGCCGAAGACAGAATCAGCTTCGACGAGTTCCAGGCGCTCGACCTTCGCGTCGGCGAAGTCGTCTCCGCCGAGGGCGTCGACGGTGCGGACAAACTGGCGAAACTCGAAGTCGACATCGGCCACGAAGTCCGCCAGATCGTCGCCGGCATCAAACAGCTACACGACCTCGACGAACTGCCTGGCAAGCGCGTCGTCGTCGTCGCCAACCTCGAAAAGGCCGAACTGTTCGGCGTCGAGTCGAACGGGATGCTGCTGGCCGCGGGCGAGCAGGCCGACATCCTGACGACGCACGGCGACTCGGTTCCGGGGACGAAAGTTCGGTAA
- a CDS encoding DUF84 family protein gives MRIAVGSENPVKRRAVEAVTDGATVEAVAVPSGVSEQPRGHAETIAGAETRAWHAFDAGEYGTDEYDYAVGLEGGVATFDEVDDLYLVMWAAVTDGVRVGRGSGPSVRLPATIAVRIRDGEELGPVMDDVLDTTGTARGEGAAGALSGGKIDRETALSTAVAGAFGPFVSELY, from the coding sequence ATGCGAATTGCCGTCGGAAGCGAGAATCCGGTCAAGCGGCGCGCAGTCGAAGCGGTCACCGATGGTGCGACGGTCGAAGCGGTCGCCGTCCCGTCGGGCGTCTCCGAACAACCGCGGGGTCACGCAGAGACCATCGCCGGTGCGGAGACGCGGGCGTGGCACGCGTTCGACGCTGGCGAGTACGGGACGGACGAGTACGACTACGCCGTCGGCTTGGAGGGCGGCGTCGCGACGTTCGACGAGGTCGACGACCTGTATCTGGTGATGTGGGCCGCGGTCACCGACGGTGTCCGCGTCGGACGCGGGTCGGGGCCGAGCGTCCGCCTCCCGGCGACCATCGCCGTACGCATCCGCGACGGCGAGGAGCTCGGCCCGGTGATGGACGACGTGCTTGACACCACCGGTACCGCGAGGGGAGAAGGCGCGGCGGGTGCGTTGAGCGGTGGGAAAATCGACCGCGAGACGGCGCTTTCGACCGCCGTCGCGGGCGCGTTCGGCCCGTTCGTCTCGGAGTTGTACTGA
- a CDS encoding NfeD family protein: MARPRLAQMLLQLDIGPDALPLLLVTAGLGLSIAEALAPGAHFIIVGIALLAAGLVGLFLPALASPLLLGVLVLVFGALSFYVYREFDFYGGKGTAQTSSSDTLKGKTGRVTERVTRSEGQIKIDGGGFNPYYAARSYHGEIPEGTEVMVVDPGGGNVVMVESFDVVEDEIDRELAKGRREREAAADEVVEREHEREEETERT; the protein is encoded by the coding sequence ATGGCACGTCCGCGTCTCGCGCAAATGCTCTTACAGCTCGACATCGGGCCCGACGCTCTTCCGCTGTTGCTCGTCACGGCCGGACTCGGTCTCTCAATCGCGGAGGCGCTGGCACCCGGCGCCCACTTCATCATCGTCGGTATCGCGCTGTTGGCGGCCGGGCTGGTCGGCCTGTTCCTGCCCGCGCTGGCGAGTCCGCTGCTCCTCGGCGTTCTCGTGCTCGTCTTCGGCGCACTCTCCTTTTACGTCTACCGCGAGTTCGACTTCTACGGCGGAAAGGGAACCGCCCAGACCTCGAGCTCGGATACGTTGAAGGGGAAGACCGGCCGCGTCACCGAACGCGTCACGCGCTCGGAGGGACAGATAAAGATAGACGGCGGCGGTTTTAACCCCTACTACGCCGCCCGGTCGTACCACGGCGAAATTCCCGAGGGAACCGAGGTGATGGTCGTCGACCCCGGCGGCGGCAACGTCGTGATGGTCGAGTCGTTCGACGTCGTCGAGGACGAGATCGACCGCGAACTGGCGAAAGGGCGGCGAGAACGCGAGGCGGCCGCCGACGAGGTCGTCGAGCGCGAACACGAACGCGAAGAGGAGACCGAACGGACCTAA
- a CDS encoding DUF7312 domain-containing protein encodes MRDSHTAEREQNGDDDESEWRFGIDEVGEDAETADDGTDGRGEERELPPLEPESPSLENSLFVLLGIVGTLVFIFSVL; translated from the coding sequence ATGCGCGATTCTCACACCGCGGAGCGAGAGCAAAACGGCGACGACGACGAGTCGGAGTGGCGATTCGGCATCGACGAGGTCGGCGAAGACGCCGAGACGGCGGACGACGGGACCGACGGCCGCGGAGAGGAGCGCGAACTGCCGCCGTTAGAACCTGAGTCGCCGTCACTGGAGAACAGCCTATTCGTCCTCCTCGGTATCGTCGGCACGCTCGTGTTCATCTTCAGCGTACTGTAA
- a CDS encoding winged helix-turn-helix transcriptional regulator — MSDRVDEEKRATLRRFAALGAAVPFARLDGSDGESRSDVRDAIVGYLLTTPGAHFSKVRDDLRLGTGETQHHLDRLLSEGTVLSRRDGDYRRFFPAQRFSTFEQTALGYLRRDTPRKMLLELFQNPDATGVQLAEAAGVSTATVSSYRKQLEDAGLLARERDLVVERPETLIMLLVRYADSFGSETIAFAADADQLVSFDP; from the coding sequence ATGTCCGACCGGGTAGACGAAGAGAAACGAGCGACGCTCCGCCGGTTCGCCGCGCTCGGTGCGGCGGTTCCGTTCGCTCGTCTCGACGGTTCCGACGGCGAGTCGCGCAGCGACGTTCGCGACGCGATAGTCGGGTACCTCTTGACGACTCCCGGTGCTCACTTCTCGAAGGTTCGCGACGACCTCCGTCTAGGAACCGGCGAGACGCAACACCACCTCGACAGACTGCTGTCGGAGGGCACCGTTCTCTCGCGCCGCGACGGCGACTACCGCCGGTTCTTCCCCGCCCAGCGGTTCTCGACGTTCGAACAGACCGCGCTCGGCTACCTCCGCCGCGACACGCCGCGGAAGATGCTGCTCGAACTGTTCCAGAACCCCGACGCGACCGGCGTCCAACTCGCCGAGGCCGCGGGCGTCTCGACGGCGACGGTGAGTTCGTACAGAAAGCAGTTGGAGGACGCCGGACTGCTCGCGCGCGAGCGAGACCTCGTCGTCGAGCGGCCCGAGACGCTCATTATGTTGCTCGTCCGGTACGCCGACTCGTTCGGTTCCGAGACTATCGCGTTCGCTGCAGACGCTGATCAACTCGTCAGTTTCGACCCGTAG
- the pyk gene encoding pyruvate kinase: MRNAKIVCTLGPASDDRGTIRALADAGMSVARLNASHGTTDHRETVVDRIQAVDEATEDPLASMVDLQGPEVRTAPLDEPITLETGSEVHFFEGDTATPEQVGLSLPIDAADPGHTILLDDGRIEATVERVVDDGVVARIDSGGELGGRKGVNVPGVELDIDLITEKDRREIELAAEKGADFVAASFVRDAGDVYAISDAIEEAGGDIPVIAKIERAGAVENLDGIIDAAYGVMVARGDLGVECPLEDVPMIQKRIISKCHADGVPVITATEMLDSMVNARRPTRAEASDVANAVLDGTDAVMLSGETAIGDHPVRVVETMDRIVRRIEASDEYDETQEQRVPTATGESRTEALARSARYLARDIGATAIVAASESGYTARKTAKFRPGVPVIATTPNDRVRRQLSLSWGINAQYADYRESAEEVMQGGVNAALEAGVAESGDTLVVLSGMMTELEETNTTNMLKVHIAAEAIATGRSVVGGRVAGSVVRSTDGDLSEMPEGALVALDAEFDGEFSGDVNRLGGIVDAREGMTGYPALVAREVDIPMISGASLPEEVADGTLVTLDAERGIVYDGNVIRHEAKR; this comes from the coding sequence ATGAGAAACGCCAAAATCGTCTGCACGCTGGGTCCGGCGTCGGACGACCGAGGGACGATTCGGGCGCTTGCGGATGCCGGAATGTCGGTCGCGCGGTTGAACGCGAGTCATGGTACGACGGACCACCGAGAAACAGTCGTCGACCGCATCCAGGCTGTCGACGAAGCGACGGAAGACCCGCTGGCGTCGATGGTCGACCTGCAGGGCCCCGAAGTCCGCACCGCCCCGCTGGACGAACCGATCACGCTCGAGACCGGCTCCGAGGTCCACTTCTTCGAGGGTGACACTGCGACGCCCGAGCAAGTCGGCCTCTCGCTGCCCATCGACGCCGCCGACCCCGGCCACACGATCCTGTTGGACGACGGCCGCATCGAGGCGACGGTCGAACGCGTCGTCGACGACGGTGTCGTCGCCCGCATCGACTCTGGCGGCGAACTCGGCGGTCGCAAAGGGGTCAACGTGCCGGGCGTCGAGCTCGACATCGACCTCATTACCGAGAAAGACCGACGGGAGATAGAACTCGCCGCCGAAAAGGGCGCCGACTTCGTGGCGGCGAGTTTCGTCCGTGACGCGGGCGACGTGTACGCCATCAGCGACGCCATCGAGGAGGCCGGCGGTGACATCCCCGTCATCGCGAAAATCGAACGCGCAGGCGCGGTCGAGAACCTCGACGGCATTATCGACGCCGCCTACGGCGTGATGGTCGCCCGCGGCGACCTAGGTGTCGAGTGTCCGCTCGAAGACGTGCCGATGATACAGAAGCGCATCATCAGCAAATGTCACGCCGACGGCGTCCCCGTCATCACCGCGACGGAGATGCTCGACTCGATGGTCAACGCGCGGCGACCGACCCGCGCGGAAGCCTCGGATGTCGCCAACGCCGTCCTCGACGGCACCGACGCCGTGATGCTCTCCGGCGAGACGGCTATCGGTGACCACCCGGTTCGCGTCGTCGAGACGATGGACCGCATCGTTCGCCGGATAGAGGCCAGCGACGAGTACGACGAGACCCAGGAGCAGCGCGTTCCCACGGCAACCGGCGAGTCACGGACCGAGGCGCTCGCCCGCTCGGCGCGCTACCTCGCCCGCGACATCGGCGCGACGGCCATCGTCGCGGCGTCCGAATCGGGCTACACCGCCCGGAAGACGGCGAAGTTCCGCCCCGGGGTACCGGTCATCGCGACGACGCCGAACGACCGCGTCCGCCGCCAGCTGTCGCTGTCGTGGGGCATCAACGCGCAGTATGCCGACTACCGCGAGAGCGCCGAGGAAGTGATGCAGGGCGGGGTCAACGCGGCGCTGGAAGCGGGCGTCGCCGAGAGCGGCGACACGCTCGTCGTCCTCTCGGGGATGATGACCGAACTCGAGGAGACGAACACGACGAACATGCTGAAGGTCCACATCGCCGCCGAGGCGATCGCGACCGGCCGCAGCGTCGTCGGCGGACGCGTGGCCGGATCGGTCGTTCGGTCGACCGACGGCGACCTCTCGGAGATGCCCGAGGGGGCGTTGGTGGCGCTCGACGCCGAGTTCGACGGCGAGTTCTCCGGCGACGTGAACCGACTCGGCGGTATCGTCGACGCGCGCGAGGGGATGACCGGCTACCCGGCACTCGTCGCCCGCGAGGTCGACATCCCGATGATAAGCGGCGCGTCGCTGCCGGAGGAAGTCGCAGACGGGACGCTCGTCACGCTCGACGCCGAGCGCGGCATCGTCTACGACGGCAACGTCATCCGCCACGAGGCGAAACGATAG
- a CDS encoding cobalamin-binding protein, protein MSGSSPRRPTVVSLAPSATATLDAMGATDRLLGATVHCDADVPAVGGWLNPDYDRLAELNPELVCTSDALQREIRDELRNRGYRVHHVEPATLSDVLDSFVELGEAIGRREAGEALRADAEARLDAVAERVADEPRPVVYCEEWSDPPMAAGNWVPDAVAAAGGRYPFVAAGERSREIDEATVIAAAPDHAVLHVCGRGDRVDPAVVAERDWAVDPEVHVVDDSLLNQPSPRLVEGIETLADLLH, encoded by the coding sequence ATGAGCGGCAGTTCGCCCCGGCGTCCGACCGTGGTTTCACTGGCCCCGAGCGCGACGGCGACGCTCGACGCGATGGGCGCGACCGACCGTCTCCTCGGCGCGACCGTCCACTGCGACGCAGACGTTCCCGCGGTCGGCGGGTGGCTTAACCCCGACTACGACCGCCTCGCGGAACTGAACCCTGAGTTGGTTTGTACGAGCGACGCGCTCCAGCGGGAGATCCGCGACGAACTCAGAAACCGAGGCTACCGCGTCCACCACGTCGAACCCGCGACACTCTCGGACGTGCTCGACTCGTTCGTCGAACTCGGTGAGGCGATCGGTCGCCGGGAGGCGGGCGAGGCACTCCGCGCCGACGCGGAAGCGCGCCTCGACGCCGTCGCCGAGCGCGTCGCCGACGAGCCTCGGCCCGTCGTCTACTGTGAGGAGTGGTCCGACCCACCGATGGCCGCCGGCAACTGGGTTCCCGACGCCGTCGCCGCCGCCGGGGGACGGTACCCGTTCGTCGCCGCCGGCGAGCGCTCCCGCGAGATCGACGAAGCGACCGTCATCGCGGCGGCCCCCGACCACGCGGTTCTCCACGTCTGCGGACGCGGCGACCGCGTCGACCCGGCAGTCGTCGCCGAACGCGACTGGGCAGTCGACCCGGAAGTCCACGTCGTCGACGACTCGCTTCTGAACCAGCCGAGTCCACGACTCGTCGAAGGTATCGAGACGCTCGCCGACCTGCTCCACTGA
- a CDS encoding SPFH domain-containing protein: MDPVLLQTGLGIPILFVGVLFLLLAVLVVFQSVEIVQAYEKRALSVFGEYRKLLEPGINFIPPFVSRTYAFDMRTQTLDVPRQEAITRDNSPVTADAVVYIKVMDAKKAFLEVEDYKTAVSNLAQTTLRAVLGDMELDDTLNKRQEINARIRKELDEPTDEWGIRVESVEVREVNPSADVQQAMEQQTSAERRRRAMILEAQGERRSAVESAEGEKQSNIIRAQGEKQSQILEAQGDAISTVLRAKSAESMGERAVIDKGMETLADIGSSESTTFILPQELTSLVGRYGKQLTGSDVQEQAGLDSLDFDEETREMLGLDDIEEILGQIDQAAEMDVQQLEQEAQAVKSGDTDIKSADEVIQKANSEDEAAIKDADEVIEETEQSPSNDEVDDRADGAAEDEDEDEDEEEMEFDRELQ; the protein is encoded by the coding sequence ATGGACCCCGTCCTGTTACAGACCGGCCTGGGAATACCAATCCTCTTCGTGGGTGTGTTGTTCCTGTTGCTGGCAGTCCTCGTAGTGTTCCAATCCGTCGAGATCGTGCAGGCGTACGAGAAGCGTGCGCTGTCGGTGTTTGGTGAGTACCGCAAACTGCTCGAACCGGGTATCAACTTCATCCCGCCGTTCGTCTCGCGGACGTACGCCTTCGACATGCGGACGCAGACGCTCGACGTGCCTCGGCAGGAAGCCATCACGCGCGACAACTCGCCCGTGACCGCCGACGCCGTCGTCTACATCAAGGTGATGGACGCGAAGAAAGCCTTCTTGGAGGTCGAAGATTACAAGACCGCCGTCTCGAACCTCGCGCAGACGACGCTGCGCGCCGTGCTCGGCGACATGGAACTCGACGACACGCTCAACAAACGCCAGGAGATAAACGCGCGCATCCGCAAGGAACTCGACGAGCCCACCGACGAGTGGGGCATCCGCGTCGAGAGCGTCGAGGTCCGCGAAGTGAACCCGAGCGCCGACGTTCAGCAGGCGATGGAGCAGCAGACGTCCGCCGAGCGCCGTCGCCGCGCCATGATTCTCGAAGCCCAAGGTGAGCGGCGCAGCGCCGTCGAGAGCGCCGAGGGTGAGAAGCAGTCGAACATCATCCGCGCGCAGGGTGAAAAACAGAGTCAGATTCTGGAGGCGCAGGGTGACGCCATCTCGACCGTCCTCCGCGCGAAATCCGCCGAGTCGATGGGCGAGCGCGCGGTCATCGACAAGGGAATGGAGACGCTCGCCGACATCGGCTCGAGCGAGTCGACGACGTTCATCCTCCCGCAGGAACTCACCTCGCTGGTCGGCCGCTACGGGAAGCAACTGACTGGCAGCGACGTACAGGAGCAGGCGGGTCTCGACAGCCTCGACTTCGACGAGGAGACCCGCGAGATGCTCGGTCTCGACGACATCGAGGAGATACTCGGCCAGATAGACCAGGCCGCGGAAATGGATGTCCAACAGCTCGAACAGGAGGCCCAGGCCGTCAAATCCGGCGACACCGACATCAAAAGCGCCGACGAGGTCATCCAGAAGGCAAACTCCGAAGACGAGGCCGCCATCAAAGACGCCGACGAAGTTATCGAGGAGACGGAACAGTCGCCGTCGAATGACGAAGTCGACGACAGAGCCGACGGCGCGGCCGAAGACGAAGACGAAGACGAAGACGAAGAGGAGATGGAGTTCGACCGAGAACTCCAGTAA